One Phocoena phocoena chromosome 5, mPhoPho1.1, whole genome shotgun sequence genomic region harbors:
- the LOC136123794 gene encoding LOW QUALITY PROTEIN: protein FAM3C-like (The sequence of the model RefSeq protein was modified relative to this genomic sequence to represent the inferred CDS: substituted 1 base at 1 genomic stop codon) produces MRVAGAAKLVVGVAVFLLTFYVISQAFEIKMDASLGNLFARSAMDAVARSTKPPRYKCGISKACPEKHFAFKMASGAARVVGPKICLEDNVLMSGVKNNVGRGINVAXVNGKTGDLIDTRYFDMWGGNVASFIEFLKAIQDGTIVLMGTYDDGATKLNDEARQLIAELGSTSTTHLGFRDNWVFCGRKGIKTKSPFEQHIKSNKDTNKYEGWPEVVEMEGCIPQKQD; encoded by the coding sequence ATGAGGGTAGCAGGTGCTGCAAAGTTGGTGGTAGGCGTGGCAGTATTTTTACTGACATTCTATGTTATTTCTCaagcatttgaaataaaaatggatgCGAGTTTAGGAAATCTATTTGCAAGGTCAGCAATGGACGCAGTTGCACGTTCCACAAAACCTCCCAGGTATAAATGTGGGATCTCAAAAGCTTGCCCTGAGaagcattttgcttttaaaatggcaAGTGGAGCAGCCAGGGTGGTAGGACCCAAAATCTGCCTGGAGGACAATGTTTTAATGAGTGGTGTTAAGAACAATGTTGGAAGAGGAATCAATGTTGCCTAGGTAAATGGAAAAACAGGAGATCTAATAGACACCAGATATTTTGACATGTGGGGAGGAAATGTGGCCTCATTTATTGAGTTTCTGAAGGCCATACAAGATGGAACAATAGTCTTAATGGGAACATATGATGATGGAGCAACCAAACTCAATGATGAGGCCCGGCAGCTCATTGCTGAACTGGGGAGTACATCTACTACTCATCTTGGTTTTAGAGACAACTGGGTCTTCTGTGGTAGAAAAGGCATTAAGACAAAAAGCCCTTTTGAACAGCACATAAAGAGCAATAAGGACACAAACAAATATGAAGGATGGCCCGAAGTCGTAGAAATGGAAGGATGCATTCCCCAGAAGCAAGACTGA